From the Psilocybe cubensis strain MGC-MH-2018 chromosome 9, whole genome shotgun sequence genome, one window contains:
- a CDS encoding 26S proteasome regulatory subunit rpn-1 has product MSNPQEFAIQVPSEDPKKKKEKPESDKPDFKGLSKVGKDVKGGKEEEGEELSEEDQQLKEQLELLVERLKEPDTKLYAPALEHLRTLIRTSTSSMTSVPKPLKFLRPHYPALQELYETWAPSADKSLFADILSVLAMTYSDTEPRGTLRYRLLSASQRPSDSPLADPGTWGHEYVRHLAAELGDEFAVRTQEELDTTDGVAKSEPTTQIPGSIEDLRNLAKQCATFLLAHNAEPDAVDLLEEMEIIHEIVELVDENTFGRVCQYMVRCVNLLPPPDDNLFLRTAHAIYVKHHKFPEALSLSIRLGDPDLVREDFNAPANPVMKRQLAFIIARSQLPIEWLSPPGEEIEFESDLQDCLYNTKLSEHFRAFGKEVGVEEAKSLEDVYKSHLENTRSGTSANIDSARGNLAGTFVNAFVNAGFGNDKLMVMADEGNSWIYKNKDHGMMSAAASLGLSLLWDTDIGISHIDKYTYSAEEHIKAGALFATGMLNSGVRTEADFALNLLSDYTENKSVPLKTSSFMGLALAYTGSHREEVLALLLPHISDDVTMEIASLASLALGFVFVGSKHGEVSDTILQVLMEKATKEGDKSLDEKWARFMALGLGLLYLGQQDASDATIETLKVIEHPISKTAQILVEACSFAGTGNVLKIQSMLHHCDEHVNADKGEEGKKDEPKKDDTFQAFAVIAISLIAMGEDIGAEMALRQFNHLMHYGDPIIRKAVPLAIGLVSASNPQLPILDTLSKYSHDNDLQVAINAIFAMGLVGAGTNNARLAQMLRQLAGYYQKEPDSLFMVRIAQGMVHMGKGTIGLNPFFGDRDIMSRPAVAGLLAVLTAFTDSKSFVLDKYHWMFYLLTPAMYPRFLITLDENLENKPVTVRVGQAIDVVGQAGKPRTISGFQTHQSPVRLGTTERAELATEEFIPYSHVLEGLVILKKNPGWEQEDKMEV; this is encoded by the exons ATGTCAAACCCACAGGAATTCGCAATCCAAGTTCCTTCAGAAGAccccaagaagaagaaagaaaaaccgGAGAGCGACAAGCCTGACTTCAAGGGTCTTTCGAAAGTTGGGAAAGATGTGAAGGGtggaaaagaggaggaaggcGAGGAGCTG TCAGAAGAAGACCAACAACTAAAAGAACAGCTGGAATTGCTGGTTGAGCGATTAAAG GAACCTGATACTAAACTTTATGCACCCGCCCTCGAGCATCTCCGTACGCTGATCAGAACGTCTACATCTTCCATGACATCTGTACCCAAACCATTGAAATTCCTACGACCTCATTACCCCGCACTTCAAGAACTGTACGAAACTTGGGCTCCATCTGCGGACAAG AGTCTCTTCGCAGACATTCTCTCAGTTCTCGCTATGACCTACTCCGATACCGAGCCTAGAGGAACCCTACGCTACCGCCTTTTATCTGCTTCACAACGACCCTCAGATTCACCTCTCGCCGATCCTGGAACATGGGGTCACGAATACGTTCGCCATCTCGCTGCAGAGTTGGGAGACGAGTTCGCGGTACGGACACAAGAAGAATTAGATACCACTGACGGCGTTGCAAAGTCTGAACCTACTACCCAAATCCCTGGATCTATCGAAGATCTGCGCAATCTGGCGAAGCAATGCGCTACATTCCTTCTGGCGCACAACGCGGAGCCCGACGCGGTCGATCTTCTTGAAGAGATGGAGATTATACATGAGATTGTAGAGTTGGTCGACGAGAACACGTTTGGACGCGTCTGTCAATACATGGTCCG TTGTGTAAATCTTCTACCACCACCAGACGACAATTTGTTCCTGAGGACAGCGCATGCCATCTACGTTAAGCATCACAAATTCCCCGAAGCTCTATCTCTTTCTATTCGTCTCGGAGATCCCGATCTAGTGCGGGAGGATTTCAATGCCCCTGCCAACCC TGTTATGAAGCGCCAACTCGCCTTTATTATCGCGCGCTCTCAGCTGCCCATCGAATGGCTCAGTCCTCCGGGCGAAGAAATCGAATTTGAGTCGGATTTGCAAGATTGTTTGTACAACACGAAGCTCAGTGAGCATTTCCGCGCTTTCGGCAAAGAAGTTGGTGTTGAGGAAGCCAAGAGCCTTGAGGACGTGTATAAATCACACCTGGAAAACACGC GTTCGGGAACATCTGCTAATATCGATTCCGCCCGCGGAAATTTAGCCGGTACATTCGTTAATGCATTCGTGAACGCCGGCTTCGGAAACGATAAGTTGATGGTTATGGCCGATGAAGGTAACAGCTGGATCTACAAGAACAAGGACCACGGAATGATGAGTGCCGCTGCGTCACTTGGCTTGAGTTTGCTCTGGGACACAGACATCGGTATCAGCCATATTGATAAATATACCTACTCGGCGGAAGAGCATATCAAG GCTGGCGCTCTCTTCGCCACTGGCATGCTGAACTCGGGTGTCCGCACAGAAGCCGACTTTGCACTCAACCTACTCTCTGATTACACAGAGAACAAATCGGTGCCTTTGAAGACCAGCTCCTTCATGGGGCTCGCCCTCGCATACACCGGGTCACACCGCGAAGAAGTTCTCGCCCTCCTTCTACCACACATCTCAGACGACGTTACGATGGAAATCGCCAGTCTGGCTTCACTGGCCCTTGGATTTGTCTTTGTAGGGAGCAAGCATGGAGAAGTGTCGGATACAATCTTGCAGGTGTTGATGGAAAAGGCAACAAAGGAGGGCGACAAGTCGTTGGATGAGAAATGGGCGAGATTCATGGCTCTCGGTCTAGGACTTTTGTATCTCG GCCAACAGGACGCCTCCGATGCCACCATTGAAACTCTGAAAGTCATCGAGCACCCGATTTCCAAGACCGCCCAGATATTGGTTGAGGCCTGCTCATTTGCCGGGACAGGAAACGTTCTCAAGATCCAATCAATGCTCCACCACTGTGACGAGCACGTCAACGCCGACAagggagaggaaggaaagaaggaCGAACCCAAGAAAGATGACACTTTCCAGGCTTTCGCCGTTATTGCCATTTCTCTTATTGCAATGGGAGAGGACATTGGTGCGGAGATGGCCCTGCGGCAGTTCAATCACCTG ATGCACTACGGCGATCCCATCATTCGTAAAGCCGTCCCCCTAGCCATCGGCCTTGTCAGCGCTTCGAACCCACAACTCCCCATTCTTGACACACTTTCCAAGTATAGCCACGATAACGACCTGCAGGTGGCCATCAACGCCATCTTCGCGATGGGTCTAGTCGGCGCCGGTACAAATAATGCACGCCTTGCGCAGATGCTCCGACAACTTGCTGGATATTATCAGAAGGAGCCTGACTCGCTGTTTATGGTGCGCATTGCGCAGGGTATGGTGCACATGGGCAAGGGTACGATTGGGTTGAACCCCTTCTTCGGCGATCGGGACATCATGAGTCGGCCTGCTGTGGCCGGCCTGCTAGCGGTGCTGACGGCGTTCACCGACTCGAAATCTT TTGTGCTTGACAAATATCACTGGATGTTCTACCTCCTGACTCCAGCTATGTACCCTCGATTCCTGATTACACTGGATGAGAATCTGGAGAATAAGCCTGTGACAGTCCGTGTGGGTCAG GCCATCGATGTCGTCGGACAGGCCGGAAAGCCACGGACGATATCTGGATTCCAAACACATCAATCACCTGTACGCCTCGGTACAACAGAGCGCGCCGAACTTGCAACAGAAGAATTCATTCCATATAGTCATGTGCTCGAAGGTCTTGTTATTTTGAAAAAGAATCCTGGATGGGAGCAGGAGGATAAGATGGAGGTGTAG